The Nitrospira sp. genome contains a region encoding:
- a CDS encoding DsrE/DsrF/DrsH-like family protein — translation MATAQIEPTAALAELRDSKADRVTIVLLSGDLDKAMAAFIIATGAAAMGMQVTVFFTFWGLNTIRKKGASSAASDWLRRMFGLLNRGGADMLPLSRFHFWGLGTKMMQMVMKQNRMPGVPELMQMALDLGVRFIACTTTMGLMGITKDTLIDGVDQFAGVTTYLAEARQGSVNLFI, via the coding sequence ATGGCAACCGCGCAAATCGAGCCCACAGCCGCCCTGGCTGAGCTCCGCGACTCCAAAGCGGACCGCGTGACAATCGTATTGCTGAGTGGCGACCTGGACAAGGCGATGGCCGCGTTTATTATTGCGACCGGCGCCGCGGCGATGGGCATGCAGGTGACCGTATTCTTCACCTTCTGGGGCCTCAACACGATCCGCAAAAAAGGAGCGAGCAGTGCTGCGTCAGATTGGCTGCGGCGGATGTTCGGTCTCCTGAATAGAGGGGGCGCCGACATGCTGCCGCTCTCTCGCTTTCACTTCTGGGGCCTCGGCACGAAGATGATGCAGATGGTGATGAAGCAGAATCGTATGCCTGGTGTGCCGGAGCTGATGCAGATGGCGCTGGATTTGGGAGTTCGCTTTATTGCCTGCACGACGACGATGGGGTTGATGGGGATTACAAAAGACACGCTGATCGACGGGGTGGATCAGTTTGCCGGCGTGACCACCTATCTCGCCGAAGCCAGGCAGGGCAGTGTCAATCTGTTCATCTAA